From a single Lactococcus carnosus genomic region:
- the ileS gene encoding isoleucine--tRNA ligase encodes MKIKDTLNLGKTAFPMRAGLPNKEPKMQEAWDEAKLYENRLKENAGKPSFILHDGPPYANGDIHVGHALNKISKDMIMRYKNMAGFRAPYVPGWDTHGLPIEQVLTKKGIKRKELDRAAYLRMCQEYALTQVDLQRKGFKSLGVLGDWENPYITLKPEFEAAQIRVFGKMAEKDYIYKGAKPIYWSPSSESSLAEAEIEYQDVRSASIYIAFKAIDTKGLLPNDSEFIIWTTTPWTIPSNQGIFTHPDYDYVLVGVNDRKFVVASELLNTVAEKLAWGNYEVLQTVKGSDLDGMVAKHPFYDRDALVMNADYVTLDSGTGLVHVAPGHGEDDYVYSRKYKLDVLSPIDDRGYYTDEAPGFEGLFYDEGNKKVSELLSESGALLKLDFFTHSYPHDWRTKKPVIYRATPQWFASIDKFRDNILSEVERVDWVIPWGKTRLYNMIRDRGDWVISRQRAWGVPLPIFYAEDGTAVITPETTEHIAALFAENGSIIWWERDAKDLLPEGFTHPGSPNGIFTKETDIMDVWFDSGSSWNGVLNQREELTYPADLYLEGSDQYRGWFNSSITTSVAVNGIAPYKAVLSQGFVQDAKGRKFSKSLGNGIAPKDVTKQYGADILRLWVASVDSTSDVRVSMDLIGQTSESYRKIRNTLRFLIANTSDFDKAKDAIVFDDLHGSDKYMLVRLNQVITAVREAYDRYSFMDVYRTIFNFLTNDLSAFYLDFAKDIVYIESETSSDRRRMQTVMYEVLVTLTKLLVPVIPHTAEEIWTYLEQEEAAYAYLTEMPTASDIPNSDEILDVWTAFLDFRTSVHKALEISRDEKVIGKSLEASVTVHPDDVTKVLLKTIGMEEDIATLLIVSEFNLSDQPLSDVTLTVADNDIMVVHASGHVCQRCRRTDEMVGKNENPHYAELCDNCSHIVNAIFPEIAVDGFEAK; translated from the coding sequence ATGAAAATTAAAGATACTTTAAATCTTGGTAAAACAGCATTCCCAATGCGTGCAGGATTACCAAACAAAGAACCTAAAATGCAAGAGGCTTGGGATGAAGCGAAACTCTATGAAAATCGCTTGAAGGAAAATGCGGGTAAACCTTCATTTATTTTACATGATGGCCCTCCTTATGCAAATGGAGATATCCATGTCGGACATGCCTTAAACAAAATTTCTAAAGATATGATCATGCGCTATAAAAATATGGCAGGATTTCGTGCACCCTATGTACCTGGATGGGATACGCATGGCTTACCAATTGAACAAGTTTTAACCAAAAAAGGGATCAAGCGTAAAGAGCTAGATCGCGCAGCCTATCTTAGAATGTGTCAAGAGTACGCTTTAACACAGGTTGATTTGCAGCGTAAAGGGTTCAAGTCTTTGGGTGTCTTGGGAGATTGGGAAAATCCATATATTACCCTAAAACCAGAATTTGAGGCAGCTCAAATTCGCGTATTTGGTAAAATGGCAGAGAAAGACTATATTTATAAGGGTGCAAAACCAATCTATTGGTCACCATCATCAGAGAGTTCTCTTGCTGAAGCAGAAATCGAGTATCAAGATGTTCGCTCTGCGTCTATCTATATTGCTTTCAAAGCAATTGATACTAAAGGATTATTGCCAAATGATTCAGAGTTTATCATCTGGACGACAACACCGTGGACAATTCCATCCAACCAAGGTATCTTTACACATCCTGATTATGACTATGTTTTAGTTGGCGTTAATGATCGCAAATTTGTCGTTGCATCTGAGCTGCTAAATACCGTTGCTGAAAAATTAGCTTGGGGAAATTATGAAGTCTTGCAAACAGTCAAAGGGTCAGACTTGGATGGTATGGTAGCTAAGCATCCTTTTTACGACCGTGATGCGCTTGTCATGAATGCTGATTACGTTACCCTAGATTCAGGTACAGGACTTGTACACGTTGCGCCTGGCCATGGTGAAGATGACTATGTTTACAGCCGTAAGTACAAACTTGACGTCTTATCACCTATTGATGACCGAGGCTACTATACAGATGAAGCACCAGGCTTTGAAGGTCTGTTTTACGACGAAGGTAATAAAAAAGTGAGTGAGCTATTAAGTGAATCAGGTGCCTTATTAAAACTTGATTTCTTTACCCATAGCTATCCACATGACTGGCGTACTAAGAAACCAGTTATTTATCGTGCAACACCACAATGGTTTGCCTCTATTGATAAATTCCGTGACAACATTCTATCTGAAGTAGAACGTGTTGATTGGGTCATTCCATGGGGTAAAACACGCCTCTATAATATGATTCGTGACCGTGGCGATTGGGTAATTAGTCGTCAACGTGCTTGGGGCGTGCCTTTACCTATCTTCTATGCAGAAGACGGTACAGCAGTTATTACACCAGAAACAACTGAACATATCGCAGCGCTTTTTGCAGAGAATGGGTCAATTATCTGGTGGGAACGTGACGCCAAAGACTTACTACCTGAAGGATTTACACATCCCGGTTCGCCAAATGGTATTTTTACCAAAGAAACTGATATCATGGATGTCTGGTTTGATTCAGGCTCATCATGGAACGGCGTGCTAAATCAACGAGAAGAATTAACTTATCCAGCAGACCTTTATCTAGAAGGATCAGATCAGTATCGTGGCTGGTTTAACTCATCTATCACAACATCAGTTGCTGTAAATGGGATTGCACCATACAAAGCTGTGCTATCACAAGGGTTTGTACAAGATGCCAAGGGTCGTAAGTTCTCTAAATCTTTAGGCAATGGGATTGCACCAAAAGATGTCACTAAACAATATGGTGCAGATATTCTAAGACTCTGGGTTGCTAGTGTAGACAGTACATCTGACGTACGTGTATCGATGGATTTGATTGGTCAAACATCAGAGTCTTATCGTAAGATTAGAAATACACTACGTTTCTTAATTGCCAATACATCAGATTTTGATAAAGCAAAAGATGCGATTGTGTTTGATGACTTGCATGGATCTGATAAGTATATGCTAGTTAGATTAAATCAAGTCATCACTGCAGTTCGTGAAGCGTATGATCGCTATAGCTTTATGGATGTTTACCGCACGATCTTTAATTTCTTGACAAATGATTTATCAGCCTTTTATCTTGATTTTGCAAAAGATATTGTTTATATTGAGTCAGAAACAAGCTCAGATCGTAGACGGATGCAAACTGTTATGTATGAAGTCCTGGTGACATTAACTAAACTGTTAGTGCCTGTTATTCCGCATACTGCAGAAGAAATTTGGACATATTTAGAACAAGAAGAAGCGGCCTATGCTTATTTAACTGAGATGCCAACAGCTTCGGATATCCCAAATTCAGATGAGATATTGGATGTTTGGACAGCCTTTTTAGACTTCCGCACATCGGTACATAAAGCACTAGAAATCTCTAGAGATGAAAAAGTGATCGGTAAATCGCTTGAAGCTAGTGTGACTGTTCATCCTGATGACGTCACAAAAGTGTTGCTCAAAACAATCGGTATGGAAGAAGACATTGCGACCTTACTCATCGTATCGGAATTCAACCTTTCTGATCAACCTCTATCGGATGTCACCTTGACAGTCGCAGATAATGACATCATGGTTGTACATGCGTCTGGTCATGTTTGCCAACGTTGCAGACGTACCGATGAGATGGTTGGTAAAAATGAGAATCCACATTATGCAGAGCTTTGTGACAACTGTTCGCATATTGTCAATGCGATATTCCCAGAAATTGCTGTTGATGGATTTGAAGCGAAATAA
- a CDS encoding RNA-binding protein has product MSQDIYQHFRPSERVFIDKVTDWLEKVSDTYSIVVTDFLNPRQYFILQTMMNGYNKDDLQVFTSASIVDTEYVKLILAPSYYELDILDFDLACLQIDFASKFVTLKHAQILGTLLGETGLDRLKIGDISVHQSFAQVCVSKKMVSVFTESVSKIARSGVKISEVSPNDFVRLPEQATNQVVMLSSLRIDKAIASIFNKSRSFAQGLIQSSKVKVNYTEIMQNDFELTTGDLISVRGLGRVKIGQNLGLTKKDKVRIEVQIISSQK; this is encoded by the coding sequence ATGTCCCAGGATATATATCAGCATTTTAGGCCTAGTGAACGTGTTTTTATTGATAAGGTGACCGATTGGCTGGAGAAAGTCTCTGATACCTATAGCATTGTTGTGACAGACTTTTTGAATCCAAGACAGTATTTCATTCTGCAAACAATGATGAATGGTTACAATAAAGATGACCTGCAAGTCTTTACGAGTGCATCTATTGTTGATACCGAGTATGTCAAGTTAATTTTAGCACCTAGTTACTATGAGCTAGACATACTTGATTTTGATTTAGCCTGCTTACAGATAGACTTTGCTAGTAAATTTGTGACACTAAAACATGCACAGATACTAGGGACGTTGCTTGGAGAAACTGGTCTTGATAGATTGAAGATTGGTGATATATCAGTACATCAATCGTTCGCACAAGTATGTGTTAGTAAAAAAATGGTATCAGTTTTTACGGAGTCTGTATCTAAGATTGCACGAAGCGGTGTCAAAATTAGTGAAGTATCACCAAATGACTTTGTAAGGCTGCCAGAACAAGCAACTAATCAGGTAGTGATGCTGTCAAGTTTACGTATAGACAAAGCGATAGCGAGTATTTTCAACAAGTCACGTAGTTTTGCACAAGGGTTAATACAGTCAAGTAAAGTAAAAGTCAATTATACAGAAATTATGCAAAATGACTTTGAATTAACGACAGGTGACCTCATTAGTGTCAGAGGATTAGGTAGAGTTAAGATAGGTCAGAACCTAGGTTTGACAAAAAAAGATAAGGTTAGGATTGAAGTCCAAATCATATCAAGTCAAAAATAG
- a CDS encoding cell division protein SepF, giving the protein MAFKDYIEKAKDYFNLGEEDEAGTVNRQRPQVVQNPAPVQPQMQAVNNPSPQETEVKMERKQVRQSESATQNMRQATQQRQVSTSSIIPTIAIKEPAAYDNIMESAKVVRNGESVLVNFKNMGDQQARRSIDFLTGVVFTIDGDIQNVGGQIFLLTPNGMTVDAEKEMSILAGRNFEGMDAF; this is encoded by the coding sequence ATGGCATTCAAAGATTACATTGAAAAAGCAAAAGATTATTTTAATCTAGGTGAAGAGGATGAAGCGGGAACGGTTAATCGACAGAGACCGCAAGTGGTTCAAAACCCAGCACCAGTTCAACCGCAGATGCAGGCGGTAAATAACCCTTCACCTCAAGAAACAGAGGTGAAAATGGAACGAAAGCAAGTTCGTCAATCTGAGTCTGCTACTCAGAATATGCGACAAGCCACACAACAACGTCAGGTTAGTACATCAAGTATTATACCAACGATAGCAATTAAGGAACCAGCTGCTTATGATAATATCATGGAGTCAGCAAAAGTTGTTCGTAATGGCGAAAGTGTACTAGTCAATTTTAAAAACATGGGTGATCAACAAGCACGTCGATCAATTGATTTTCTAACGGGCGTTGTCTTCACCATTGATGGCGATATCCAAAATGTTGGCGGACAAATATTTTTATTGACACCTAATGGTATGACCGTAGATGCTGAAAAAGAAATGAGTATTCTTGCTGGTCGAAATTTTGAAGGAATGGATGCTTTCTAA
- a CDS encoding DivIVA domain-containing protein — protein MSLNSLDIQNKTFETKMRGYNKADVDDFLDLIIRDYDGFSEKIKDQERELKSLRERVESFEGMKDSLNKSIVVAQSAADNLKEHAINEANGITGEAGQKAQYILESAKKEAGVILNSASDDARRLVKETDELKRKMRIYHQRMALMVESQLEGIKSREWEEILKPTATYIGDGVDKLKEIIETHEGNTVQISQTVSEVSAILDLQDEERNTEALANLESNTDADLATSTESKTSIDTSDDSEA, from the coding sequence ATGAGTTTAAATAGTTTAGATATTCAAAATAAAACATTTGAAACCAAAATGCGTGGCTATAATAAGGCTGACGTAGATGATTTTCTTGATTTGATTATTAGAGATTATGATGGATTTTCTGAAAAGATAAAAGACCAAGAGCGTGAACTGAAAAGTTTACGTGAGCGTGTCGAATCTTTTGAAGGGATGAAAGACTCTCTTAATAAATCAATCGTCGTTGCACAGAGTGCTGCTGATAATTTGAAGGAACATGCAATAAATGAAGCAAACGGTATCACAGGAGAAGCAGGTCAAAAAGCACAGTATATTCTGGAGTCTGCCAAAAAAGAAGCAGGTGTTATCCTTAATTCGGCTTCAGATGATGCACGTCGTTTGGTAAAAGAAACAGATGAACTGAAACGTAAGATGAGAATCTACCACCAACGCATGGCCTTGATGGTAGAGTCACAACTTGAAGGGATTAAATCTCGGGAATGGGAAGAAATTCTTAAGCCAACAGCTACATACATTGGTGATGGTGTCGATAAGCTAAAAGAAATTATCGAGACACATGAAGGTAACACTGTCCAAATTAGTCAGACTGTAAGCGAAGTATCAGCGATACTTGACTTACAAGATGAGGAAAGAAATACAGAAGCGTTAGCTAATCTTGAAAGTAATACTGATGCTGATTTAGCAACAAGTACAGAAAGCAAGACAAGCATCGACACATCAGACGATTCTGAAGCATAA
- a CDS encoding YggT family protein gives MLLYFLYKLITVYEWILIIYAFMSWAPDIRNSQVGRIIEKLSRPFLSIFDRLPLQFGGIDFTIVLAIVALNAIQRLLLMIA, from the coding sequence ATGCTACTTTATTTTCTATATAAATTGATTACAGTTTATGAATGGATTTTAATTATTTATGCATTCATGAGCTGGGCACCTGATATTCGCAATAGTCAAGTTGGCCGTATCATTGAAAAACTGTCGAGACCTTTTTTATCCATTTTTGATAGGTTGCCTCTCCAATTTGGTGGGATAGATTTCACAATCGTTTTGGCGATTGTTGCCTTGAATGCGATTCAACGCTTGTTGCTTATGATTGCCTGA